In Candidatus Sedimenticola sp. (ex Thyasira tokunagai), the following proteins share a genomic window:
- a CDS encoding sulfotransferase, producing the protein MQKIDTWNLCKHDVSKKIYSLQPENYAELCAAIYSAYADKAGKGYEYWGDKNNYYLNHLNELINVYPNAKFLHIVRDGRDIACSYREVMTNKSTSPYAPELETQIQDIAHIWKNDITKIDDFYPCYRAVMP; encoded by the coding sequence GTGCAAAAGATTGACACATGGAATTTATGCAAACATGACGTAAGTAAAAAAATATATTCGCTTCAGCCTGAAAATTACGCTGAATTATGTGCGGCTATATATTCTGCCTATGCAGACAAGGCGGGTAAAGGGTATGAATATTGGGGGGATAAGAATAATTATTATTTAAATCACCTTAATGAATTAATAAATGTATACCCTAATGCAAAATTCTTGCATATTGTAAGAGATGGTCGTGATATAGCCTGTTCATATAGAGAGGTCATGACTAATAAATCAACTAGTCCCTATGCTCCAGAATTAGAAACGCAGATACAAGATATTGCCCATATCTGGAAGAATGATATTACTAAAATTGATGATTTTTATCCCTGTTACCGTGCGGTTATGCCATGA
- a CDS encoding glycosyltransferase encodes MEKTSRSDKIRLLIVIVNYRTPEMVLDCLESLLSAVDDIDAKVVVVDNDSQDDSDKHIIRWIRDNQATDIIKFIASDENSGFSGGIILALNLFAQKIIYYLTVIL; translated from the coding sequence ATGGAGAAAACGAGCAGATCAGATAAAATAAGACTTTTGATTGTAATAGTTAATTATCGCACACCAGAGATGGTGCTAGATTGCCTGGAGTCTTTGCTATCTGCTGTAGATGATATTGATGCTAAGGTTGTTGTTGTTGATAATGACTCACAAGATGATTCTGATAAACATATCATCAGGTGGATTCGCGATAATCAAGCTACAGACATAATTAAATTTATAGCCTCTGATGAAAACTCTGGTTTTTCAGGGGGAATAATCTTGGCATTGAATCTATTTGCGCAGAAAATTATCTATTACTTAACAGTGATACTCTGA
- a CDS encoding glycosyltransferase family A protein, translating into MGKLVSIVIFVHNEEEALPNFLRELANQRLSLDHYRFNLFFACNGCNDNSVKLCEEASDNFADLFESYIVYDWSEPSKSMAWNRSVRLLQEQNSPDFIVFMDSDISIESATCIEDLLREFSDDKCQIVTSKPVKQFSSSTPWFLKVASKIVGNKHQDGAVCGQLYAARASAVHDLYLPVPCLVEDGFIAATMVTNYFTENPDPSYVRASKRAWHFLNLLLGCLISLITM; encoded by the coding sequence ATGGGTAAATTGGTAAGCATTGTTATTTTCGTACATAATGAAGAAGAAGCGTTACCCAATTTCCTGAGGGAACTTGCGAACCAGAGGTTATCCCTTGATCACTATAGATTTAACTTGTTTTTTGCATGTAACGGATGCAACGATAATTCGGTAAAATTATGTGAGGAAGCAAGTGATAATTTTGCAGATTTATTTGAATCATATATCGTCTATGATTGGTCCGAGCCTAGCAAGTCCATGGCTTGGAATAGATCTGTTAGATTACTTCAAGAACAGAATTCTCCCGATTTCATCGTCTTTATGGATAGTGATATTTCTATAGAGTCAGCAACATGCATAGAGGATTTATTGAGAGAATTTAGTGACGATAAGTGTCAAATTGTAACTAGTAAGCCTGTTAAACAGTTTTCATCTAGCACACCTTGGTTTCTGAAGGTTGCGTCCAAAATAGTTGGTAACAAACACCAAGATGGAGCTGTTTGCGGTCAGCTCTACGCAGCCAGGGCTTCTGCAGTTCACGACCTTTACCTTCCAGTTCCTTGTTTGGTAGAAGATGGTTTTATTGCCGCTACAATGGTTACAAACTATTTCACAGAGAACCCTGACCCATCATATGTACGAGCTTCCAAAAGAGCATGGCATTTTTTGAACCTCCTACTGGGTTGCTTGATTTCTTTAATCACGATGTAA
- a CDS encoding mannose-1-phosphate guanylyltransferase/mannose-6-phosphate isomerase has product MPDELQRHAPDNLQQCRISYDNRGRDLDFERLEKDVFSASPSESIDHAVMEKTDRAAVIPLDAGRSDVGAWTALSDVSDPDSNGNVMIGDVVAEGVSNSYLRSEHRLLAGIGLDQLVVVETADAVLVADKSSIQDVKLIVDRLQDAGREECSDHVRVYRPWGSYETIDECSRFKVKRILVKPGASLSLQMHHHRAEHWVVVNGTAKVTRGEDDLVLSEDESVYIPLGTKHRLENPGIIPLEIIEVQTGSYLGEDDIVRYSDVYGR; this is encoded by the coding sequence ATCCCTGATGAGCTTCAGAGACATGCACCTGATAACCTGCAACAGTGCCGTATCTCTTATGACAACCGAGGTCGCGATCTTGATTTTGAGCGACTGGAAAAGGATGTCTTCTCCGCATCCCCCAGTGAGTCTATTGATCATGCGGTGATGGAGAAGACTGATCGCGCTGCTGTTATCCCTCTTGATGCCGGCCGGAGTGACGTAGGTGCATGGACTGCACTGTCAGATGTAAGTGATCCAGATAGTAACGGCAACGTGATGATTGGTGATGTCGTTGCCGAGGGAGTATCAAATAGCTATCTGCGTAGTGAACATCGCCTATTGGCAGGTATCGGTCTTGATCAATTGGTCGTGGTAGAAACAGCTGATGCTGTTCTGGTAGCAGACAAATCCAGTATTCAGGATGTTAAATTAATTGTAGATCGACTGCAAGACGCGGGTAGGGAAGAGTGCTCTGATCACGTGCGTGTCTACCGGCCTTGGGGTAGTTACGAAACAATCGATGAATGCAGTCGCTTTAAAGTGAAGAGGATTCTGGTCAAGCCGGGAGCGAGCCTCTCACTACAGATGCACCACCACAGGGCGGAGCATTGGGTTGTCGTAAATGGAACGGCAAAAGTGACCCGGGGAGAAGATGATCTTGTTTTGTCAGAGGATGAGTCGGTTTATATTCCGCTGGGCACCAAGCATCGCCTTGAAAATCCAGGAATCATCCCGTTAGAGATTATTGAAGTCCAAACGGGCAGCTATCTGGGTGAAGATGATATCGTTAGATACTCTGATGTCTATGGAAGGTAG
- a CDS encoding IS256 family transposase gives MSKNNVVKLAGRDTIIDPLTELLRSGAEQLIYQAVEAELLELLAEHTERRTEDGKAGVVRNGHLPARKLQTGLGPVTVEIPKVRAKTGEPVTFRSALVPPYVRKTKSLEAALPWLYLKGISSGEMGEALKVLVGPDATGLSASTVSRLKQVWAEEYRSWCEERLDKEHWVYVWADGVYSGLRAEQTKLCALVVIGVNERGEKHFLAIEDGVRESTQSWREVLLKLKSRGLNPPKLAIGDGAMGFWAALEEVYPETRQQRCWMHKTMNVLNCLPKTAQPKAKQALHNIWQAETQADAEKAFDLFIKTYEPKYPKAAICLHKDREELMAFYHFPAQHWQSIRTSNPIESTFGTIRHRTKRSKGCLSRDGMLHMMFKLGLCAEKKWRRLRGFGYLAKVITGIKFKDGVEVTGVDQVAA, from the coding sequence ATGAGTAAGAATAACGTTGTTAAGCTGGCAGGTCGAGATACGATTATCGATCCGCTGACAGAGTTGCTGAGAAGCGGTGCAGAGCAGTTGATCTACCAGGCGGTAGAGGCAGAGCTGCTGGAGCTGTTGGCGGAGCACACCGAGCGACGGACAGAGGATGGCAAGGCGGGTGTGGTGCGTAATGGTCATCTGCCAGCTCGTAAACTGCAGACAGGATTGGGGCCGGTCACGGTCGAGATCCCCAAAGTTCGAGCGAAGACCGGCGAGCCGGTGACGTTCCGATCAGCGCTGGTACCGCCGTATGTACGCAAGACGAAGTCACTGGAAGCGGCGCTGCCGTGGCTCTACCTGAAGGGGATTTCCAGTGGTGAGATGGGTGAGGCCCTGAAAGTGCTGGTGGGTCCGGATGCAACAGGCTTGTCGGCCAGCACGGTATCGCGTCTGAAGCAGGTCTGGGCAGAAGAATATCGGAGCTGGTGTGAGGAGCGCCTGGATAAGGAGCATTGGGTGTATGTGTGGGCAGACGGTGTCTACAGCGGACTGAGAGCAGAGCAGACGAAGCTGTGTGCCCTGGTGGTGATCGGTGTGAATGAGCGTGGTGAGAAGCATTTTCTGGCAATTGAGGATGGTGTGCGGGAGTCCACGCAGAGCTGGCGGGAGGTACTGTTGAAGCTGAAGTCACGCGGACTGAACCCGCCCAAATTGGCGATCGGTGACGGTGCCATGGGCTTCTGGGCTGCGCTGGAGGAAGTATATCCTGAGACGCGCCAGCAGCGCTGCTGGATGCACAAGACCATGAACGTGCTGAACTGCCTGCCAAAGACAGCTCAGCCGAAAGCGAAGCAGGCACTGCATAACATCTGGCAGGCGGAGACTCAGGCCGATGCGGAAAAGGCCTTTGATCTGTTTATCAAAACGTATGAGCCGAAGTATCCGAAGGCTGCCATCTGTCTGCACAAAGACCGAGAGGAACTGATGGCTTTCTATCACTTTCCGGCACAGCACTGGCAGAGCATTCGGACCAGCAATCCGATTGAATCAACCTTCGGGACAATCCGCCATCGAACCAAGCGTTCCAAGGGCTGCCTATCGCGTGACGGCATGCTACACATGATGTTCAAACTCGGCCTGTGTGCCGAGAAGAAGTGGAGACGATTACGGGGTTTCGGTTACCTGGCGAAGGTGATAACCGGAATCAAATTTAAAGATGGTGTTGAGGTAACAGGAGTCGATCAGGTCGCCGCTTGA
- a CDS encoding mannose-1-phosphate guanylyltransferase/mannose-6-phosphate isomerase — translation MIVPTILSGGSGTRLWPLSRKAYPKQFLPLVDDLSLFQSTVQRVAGFADCSNPLIVCNEEHRFLVAEQLRNIGAEASAILLEPEAKNTAPALACAALAAQEMSEDAVLLVLPSDHLIQDVDLFLQAIEKCLSSAAQGKLATFGIVPTSPETGFGYIRYTAKKLDQLAAYPVDEFVEKPPLETAKEYLKSGDYLWNSGMFLFKAATYLEELQRHAPEILQQCRISYDNRGRDLDFERLEKDAFSACPSESIDYAVMEKTDRAAVIPLDAGWSDVGAWTALSDVSDPDSNGNVMIGDVVAEGVSNSYLRSEHRLLAGIGLDQLVVVETADAVLVADKSRIQDVKLIVDRLKKEGREECSDHVRVYRPWGSYETIDECSRFKVKRILVKPGASLSLQMHHHRAEHWVVVNGTAKVTRGEDDLVLSEDESVYIPLGTKHRLENQGIIPLEIIEVQTGSYLGEDDIVRYSDVYGR, via the coding sequence ATGATCGTTCCAACGATACTCTCAGGTGGTTCAGGGACTCGTCTCTGGCCACTTTCTCGCAAGGCATATCCGAAACAGTTCCTGCCGTTAGTCGATGACCTCTCCCTTTTTCAGTCTACAGTTCAGCGTGTTGCCGGATTTGCAGATTGCTCGAACCCACTGATCGTCTGTAATGAGGAGCACCGTTTTCTCGTTGCGGAACAACTACGGAATATAGGAGCAGAAGCGAGCGCCATTTTGCTGGAGCCGGAAGCCAAAAATACAGCCCCTGCTTTAGCCTGTGCTGCACTAGCTGCTCAGGAGATGAGTGAAGATGCAGTTTTGCTGGTGCTTCCCTCGGATCACCTGATTCAGGATGTCGATCTTTTTCTGCAGGCTATCGAGAAGTGTCTCAGTTCAGCTGCCCAAGGAAAGCTGGCTACCTTTGGAATTGTTCCTACCTCTCCAGAGACAGGCTTTGGATACATTCGCTACACAGCCAAAAAACTCGATCAGCTTGCTGCTTACCCGGTAGATGAATTTGTTGAGAAGCCGCCTCTAGAGACTGCAAAAGAGTACCTGAAATCCGGTGACTACCTCTGGAACAGCGGTATGTTTCTATTCAAAGCGGCGACATATCTGGAAGAACTGCAGAGGCATGCCCCTGAAATTCTGCAACAGTGCCGTATCTCTTATGACAATCGAGGCCGTGATCTTGATTTTGAGCGACTGGAAAAGGATGCCTTCTCCGCATGTCCCAGTGAGTCCATTGATTATGCGGTCATGGAGAAGACGGATCGTGCAGCAGTAATACCCCTCGATGCCGGCTGGAGCGACGTAGGTGCATGGACTGCACTGTCAGATGTAAGTGATCCAGATAGTAACGGCAACGTGATGATTGGTGATGTCGTTGCCGAGGGAGTATCAAATAGCTATCTGCGTAGTGAACATCGCCTATTGGCAGGTATCGGTCTTGATCAGTTAGTAGTAGTGGAGACAGCCGATGCTGTCCTTGTGGCAGACAAATCCAGAATTCAGGATGTAAAACTGATTGTAGACCGACTGAAAAAAGAGGGTAGGGAAGAGTGCTCTGATCACGTGCGGGTCTACCGCCCTTGGGGAAGCTATGAAACGATCGATGAATGCAGTCGCTTCAAAGTGAAGAGAATTCTGGTTAAGCCGGGAGCAAGCCTATCCCTTCAGATGCACCACCATAGGGCAGAACATTGGGTGGTCGTAAATGGAACGGCAAAAGTCACCCGGGGTGAAGATGATCTTGTTTTGTCAGAGGATGAGTCCGTTTATATCCCGCTAGGCACCAAGCATCGTCTTGAGAATCAGGGAATTATCCCTTTGGAGATTATTGAAGTCCAAACGGGTAGTTATCTGGGTGAAGACGATATCGTTAGATACTCTGATGTCTATGGAAGGTAG
- a CDS encoding AAA family ATPase has product MYSAFYGFQKKPFSLLPDPHFLYMGKKHTMAFTMLEYGMMNDATISVITGEIGSGKTTLIRHLLNKVDEKTTMGVINNTQEEMGPLLKWILMAFGLEYKQKDEVEQYEEFQDFLQKQQKRGLNTVLIVDEGQNLKEKKLEELRMISNVNFDGSQLLQLILVGQPQLRDLLHTPELRQFAQRVSVDFHLDVLGSQETVDYIHHRTAVAGAKVTIFSDHACRMAHQAAQGVPRLINTLCDTALVYGFADKKRIIDESLMRDVIRDKSQSGILELAKV; this is encoded by the coding sequence ATGTATTCAGCATTCTACGGCTTCCAGAAAAAGCCATTCTCTCTACTGCCGGACCCCCATTTTCTCTACATGGGGAAAAAACATACCATGGCATTCACCATGCTTGAGTATGGAATGATGAATGATGCGACAATTTCAGTTATTACAGGAGAGATAGGGTCGGGAAAAACCACCTTGATCAGACACCTGCTCAACAAGGTCGATGAAAAGACCACCATGGGTGTAATTAATAATACACAGGAGGAGATGGGCCCCCTACTCAAGTGGATCTTGATGGCATTTGGGTTGGAGTATAAACAGAAGGATGAGGTGGAACAGTACGAAGAGTTTCAGGATTTTTTACAGAAGCAGCAGAAGCGTGGTCTTAATACGGTATTGATTGTTGACGAAGGGCAGAACCTCAAAGAGAAAAAACTTGAAGAGTTACGAATGATCTCCAACGTCAACTTTGACGGGAGCCAACTACTGCAATTGATTTTGGTCGGCCAGCCCCAACTTAGAGATCTGCTGCATACCCCAGAACTCAGGCAGTTTGCCCAGAGAGTCTCTGTTGACTTCCATCTTGATGTCCTGGGATCTCAAGAGACCGTTGACTACATCCATCATCGCACTGCAGTTGCCGGTGCAAAAGTCACCATCTTTAGCGACCACGCCTGCAGAATGGCACATCAAGCGGCACAGGGAGTACCAAGACTTATCAACACGCTTTGTGATACCGCCCTGGTCTATGGATTCGCTGATAAGAAACGCATCATTGATGAGTCGTTGATGAGGGATGTGATCAGAGATAAGTCGCAATCCGGTATTTTGGAGTTGGCAAAAGTATGA
- a CDS encoding tetratricopeptide repeat protein, producing the protein MTVELSGKDKIGKLIDMSFHNIKILLITVSLLLLLSGCSSPDEKAAEYLKSGQALLEKGEYKSAILEFRNALQIKKDLVPAWYGWSKAAEKQGRWKQSYKLLNNVVSLDPNHIDARIKRGKIRLAAKLLDKALEESDETLKLAPDNPDVRAFRAAVLFKLGDTDGATREADRALSLEPGHVDALIVRATERLLAGDAEAAITYLDKGITSHERNVALQLIKIKALSSLDAGDKAADVFERLIELYPENIAFRRAFAQFYVSNKQIDKAEAVLRQIVVDFPADLDKKLSLVKFLLANYGLDKAVTELDKYISENPEEYKFQFALAEIYISQKQQEKAKEVLNKVVATDAEGANGIAAKSRLAALALSAGDKNEALLLIEEVLALEPKNSSALLIKATMQLTDRKVEDAIATLRTVLKNDSGSVNALALLAKAHLSNKSPQLAKENYKRAIQIDPVNQKIVLEYARLLIKDRGTDQAGEELQKFIDRVPDSIAALQMMAQVKLSQRDWATAQQIAERLRDLDSKALSDQILGVVYQGQQRYDQSIEAFKRAHEASPLAVQPIVSLVRTYVRAGKQDDAERFLQSVLNIHPENLFAHILMGQLHLLAKDTESAEGSFAQAISLNPSNDIGYRAMANVLLTQKKPVKALEVINKGLDVIPDNLSLSLAKAGILEQEGEYDQAIEVYEKILKKNPNIDLAANNLASLLTDHRKDKKSLETALKYAKRFEKSKMPYFKDTLGWVHYQLGNAKDATPLLKSAADALPTLSIFHYHVGKSLLAEGDKAGAKEALTRAISLSDQSFIELDDAKQALDGL; encoded by the coding sequence GTGACAGTTGAGTTATCTGGCAAGGACAAGATTGGAAAGCTAATAGATATGTCATTTCATAACATAAAGATCCTTTTGATTACTGTTTCTCTGCTGCTCCTGCTTTCAGGGTGCAGTTCCCCTGATGAGAAAGCCGCCGAGTATCTTAAGAGTGGCCAGGCGCTTCTTGAAAAAGGTGAATACAAAAGTGCAATTCTCGAGTTTAGAAATGCACTCCAAATCAAGAAAGATCTCGTGCCTGCCTGGTATGGCTGGTCTAAGGCGGCTGAGAAACAGGGGCGGTGGAAGCAGTCATATAAGCTGTTGAACAATGTGGTCAGCCTTGATCCCAATCACATTGATGCCAGAATCAAGCGCGGAAAGATCAGGCTTGCTGCAAAACTCCTGGACAAAGCGCTGGAAGAGAGTGATGAAACGCTTAAACTCGCACCCGACAATCCAGATGTAAGAGCCTTTAGAGCAGCGGTACTGTTTAAACTTGGCGATACAGATGGGGCAACAAGGGAAGCAGACAGAGCACTTAGCCTTGAACCAGGCCATGTCGATGCATTGATCGTACGCGCTACTGAGCGACTCTTAGCAGGAGATGCTGAAGCCGCCATAACCTACCTGGATAAAGGTATAACTTCACATGAGCGCAATGTTGCTCTGCAGTTGATCAAGATTAAAGCGTTGAGCAGCCTCGATGCGGGTGATAAAGCCGCTGATGTATTTGAGCGCTTGATTGAACTCTATCCCGAGAATATTGCATTCCGGCGTGCATTTGCCCAGTTCTATGTTTCGAATAAACAGATCGATAAGGCCGAAGCTGTTTTGAGGCAGATAGTAGTCGATTTCCCAGCTGACTTAGATAAAAAGTTGAGCCTGGTGAAGTTCTTACTTGCCAACTACGGATTAGATAAAGCGGTTACAGAGCTCGATAAATACATTTCAGAGAATCCTGAAGAGTATAAATTTCAATTTGCATTGGCTGAGATATACATATCTCAGAAGCAGCAAGAGAAAGCCAAAGAAGTTCTAAACAAAGTTGTCGCCACAGATGCTGAAGGCGCAAATGGAATAGCGGCAAAATCACGCTTGGCGGCACTTGCATTAAGTGCAGGGGATAAAAATGAGGCTCTGTTGCTGATAGAGGAAGTACTTGCACTGGAGCCAAAAAATAGCAGTGCTCTGCTTATCAAAGCGACCATGCAACTTACGGATAGAAAAGTTGAAGATGCCATCGCTACCCTGCGTACTGTACTTAAAAATGATTCTGGATCAGTCAATGCCCTGGCACTTCTTGCAAAAGCACATTTGAGTAATAAATCTCCGCAACTGGCAAAAGAGAACTACAAGCGAGCGATACAGATCGACCCAGTCAACCAGAAGATTGTGTTGGAATATGCGCGTCTTTTGATTAAAGACCGCGGGACTGACCAGGCCGGGGAGGAGTTGCAGAAGTTTATCGATCGTGTGCCGGACTCTATTGCAGCCCTGCAGATGATGGCACAGGTCAAGCTATCCCAGAGAGATTGGGCGACGGCACAACAGATTGCAGAGCGGCTGCGTGATCTTGATAGTAAGGCGTTATCAGATCAAATTTTGGGTGTGGTGTATCAAGGGCAGCAGCGATATGACCAGAGCATTGAGGCGTTCAAGCGAGCCCATGAGGCATCGCCCTTGGCTGTGCAGCCGATTGTTTCGCTGGTAAGGACCTATGTGCGCGCCGGCAAGCAGGATGATGCCGAAAGGTTTTTACAATCAGTCCTGAATATCCACCCGGAAAATCTGTTTGCGCATATCCTGATGGGGCAGCTCCATCTGCTGGCGAAGGATACAGAGAGTGCCGAAGGCTCCTTTGCACAGGCCATCTCGCTTAATCCGAGCAATGATATTGGTTACAGAGCAATGGCCAATGTTCTCCTGACGCAGAAAAAACCTGTGAAGGCACTAGAGGTTATTAATAAGGGTTTGGACGTCATACCGGACAACCTAAGTCTCTCATTGGCTAAGGCCGGTATTCTGGAGCAGGAAGGTGAGTACGACCAGGCGATAGAAGTATATGAAAAAATACTGAAGAAGAATCCTAATATAGACCTTGCGGCAAATAATCTCGCCAGCTTGTTGACTGACCACCGTAAGGACAAGAAGAGCCTGGAAACCGCACTGAAGTATGCCAAGCGCTTTGAGAAATCAAAAATGCCCTATTTCAAGGATACTCTGGGTTGGGTCCATTACCAGTTGGGCAACGCCAAAGATGCAACGCCATTGCTGAAGAGCGCGGCCGATGCGCTGCCCACTCTATCCATATTCCACTACCATGTGGGCAAGAGCCTGCTTGCCGAGGGCGACAAAGCGGGTGCTAAAGAGGCACTTACAAGAGCTATTTCCCTTTCAGATCAATCGTTTATTGAATTGGATGATGCAAAGCAGGCTCTGGATGGGCTATGA